One Curtobacterium sp. MCLR17_032 genomic window carries:
- a CDS encoding DUF1304 domain-containing protein, translating to MTVLLAISGVFAVLAGLVHAYIFFLESVAWTSPRVRRIFNISSEAEAQATRSLAFNQGFYNLFLAIGAILGVVMVLAGNGATGWTLVVFSCASMLGAAVVLVGTGRKYLRSASMQGAFPLLALLFAFVGSLAGS from the coding sequence ATGACGGTTCTGCTGGCGATCTCCGGTGTCTTCGCGGTCCTGGCGGGCCTGGTGCACGCGTACATCTTCTTCCTCGAGTCGGTGGCGTGGACGAGCCCCCGGGTTCGACGCATCTTCAACATCTCGAGTGAGGCCGAGGCGCAGGCGACCCGCTCGCTCGCCTTCAACCAGGGCTTCTACAACCTGTTCCTGGCCATCGGCGCGATCCTCGGCGTCGTGATGGTGCTCGCCGGCAACGGTGCGACCGGCTGGACGCTCGTCGTCTTCTCGTGCGCGAGCATGCTCGGCGCTGCCGTCGTCCTCGTCGGCACCGGCCGCAAGTACCTGCGGTCCGCGTCGATGCAGGGCGCCTTCCCGTTGCTCGCGCTCCTGTTCGCGTTCGTGGGCTCGCTCGCCGGATCCTGA